From Bacillus sp. FSL K6-3431, the proteins below share one genomic window:
- a CDS encoding beta-galactosidase — translation MMSKYQKKSVTSANFMLHGGDYNPDQWLDRPDILADDIKLMKHSHTNAFSVGIFAWSALEPEEGVFNFEWLDEIIENIYKSGGRVVLATPSGARPAWLSEKYPEVLRVNGSRTKELHGGRHNHCFSSIVYREKTQHINCLLAERYGNHPALIMWHVSNEYSGECHCDHCQDAFREWLKDKYNHDLKSLNDSWWTAFWSHTYSDWSQIESPSPIGENAVHGLNLDWRRFVTDQTISFYENEVVPLREVTPNIPITTNFMADTLDLIPFQSLDYSKFAKHLDVISWDAYPAWHNDWETTEDLAIKVGFINDLYRSLKQQPFLLLESTPSAVNWHNINKAKRPGMHLLSAMQMVAHGSDSVMYFQWRKSRGSSEKFHGAVVDHDNSSNNRVLQDVADVGKTLEQLSDVVGTSRPADVGILYDWENNWALNDAQGFGMETKRYPQTLQQHYRTFWENDIPVDVITKEHDFSGYKLLIVPMLYLMSEETISRLKTFVANGGRLVTTYISGIVNEQDLTYLGGWHQDLQEVFGMKPIETDTLYPKDVNYVTYRNETYPLHDYATVIEMNTATAEGVYQQDFYANTPAVTSHPYKKGKAYYIGARLDEVFHRHFYQDLIKELSLEPVLPVKHGKGVSVQARQDDHNDYVFVMNFTEESQPITFHSPVIDMVTGEELIGDLTLEKYEVRVVKKSRISA, via the coding sequence ATTATGTCAAAATATCAGAAAAAAAGTGTGACATCAGCTAACTTTATGCTTCATGGGGGAGATTATAATCCAGATCAATGGTTGGATCGTCCTGATATTTTAGCGGATGATATTAAATTGATGAAGCATTCGCATACAAATGCGTTTTCGGTAGGAATATTTGCATGGAGTGCGCTTGAACCAGAAGAAGGAGTATTTAACTTTGAGTGGCTGGATGAGATTATCGAAAATATTTATAAAAGCGGTGGTCGTGTAGTATTAGCTACTCCAAGTGGGGCGCGTCCTGCATGGTTATCCGAGAAATATCCTGAGGTTCTCCGTGTAAATGGGAGCAGAACGAAAGAATTGCATGGTGGAAGACATAATCATTGTTTTAGTTCGATTGTTTACCGTGAAAAAACACAACATATTAATTGCTTACTAGCTGAAAGATATGGTAACCATCCTGCATTAATCATGTGGCATGTTTCCAATGAATATAGTGGAGAATGTCATTGTGACCACTGCCAAGATGCATTTAGAGAGTGGCTTAAAGATAAATATAATCACGATCTCAAGTCATTAAATGATTCATGGTGGACGGCTTTTTGGAGTCACACGTATAGTGATTGGTCACAAATTGAGTCTCCATCGCCAATAGGTGAAAATGCAGTCCATGGCCTAAATTTAGACTGGCGCCGTTTTGTTACGGATCAAACCATTTCTTTCTATGAAAATGAAGTTGTGCCCTTAAGAGAAGTAACACCCAATATTCCGATCACAACAAATTTCATGGCGGATACACTTGATTTAATACCATTCCAGTCACTAGATTATAGTAAATTTGCTAAACATTTAGATGTAATTAGTTGGGATGCGTATCCAGCTTGGCATAATGATTGGGAAACGACGGAGGATTTGGCAATAAAAGTTGGCTTTATCAATGACTTATATCGCAGCTTAAAACAACAACCATTTCTATTATTGGAGTCCACTCCAAGTGCTGTAAACTGGCATAATATTAATAAAGCGAAACGACCAGGTATGCATTTGCTTTCCGCAATGCAAATGGTTGCACATGGATCTGATAGTGTCATGTATTTCCAATGGCGAAAATCACGGGGCTCATCGGAAAAATTTCATGGCGCAGTTGTCGATCACGATAATAGTTCAAATAATCGTGTGCTTCAAGATGTGGCCGATGTTGGTAAAACATTAGAGCAGTTATCTGATGTAGTTGGGACAAGTCGACCAGCTGATGTGGGTATTCTTTATGATTGGGAAAATAATTGGGCTTTAAATGACGCACAAGGCTTTGGAATGGAAACGAAGAGATACCCACAAACTTTACAGCAGCATTATCGGACTTTTTGGGAGAATGATATTCCAGTAGATGTCATCACGAAGGAACATGACTTTTCTGGCTATAAATTATTGATTGTTCCTATGCTTTATTTAATGAGTGAAGAAACGATCTCACGGTTAAAAACGTTTGTTGCCAATGGTGGAAGACTAGTGACGACTTATATTAGCGGTATAGTGAATGAACAGGATTTAACGTATTTAGGTGGATGGCATCAAGATTTGCAAGAGGTTTTTGGAATGAAACCAATTGAAACAGATACATTATATCCAAAAGATGTAAACTATGTCACTTATCGAAATGAAACTTATCCGCTGCATGATTATGCAACAGTTATTGAGATGAATACGGCAACCGCAGAAGGCGTTTACCAGCAGGACTTTTATGCGAATACACCTGCAGTTACGAGCCATCCGTATAAAAAAGGGAAAGCCTATTATATTGGGGCACGACTAGATGAAGTGTTTCATCGCCACTTCTATCAAGATTTGATTAAAGAGTTATCGCTAGAACCCGTACTTCCAGTAAAGCATGGAAAAGGCGTCTCCGTACAAGCTAGGCAGGATGATCATAATGATTATGTTTTTGTGATGAATTTTACGGAAGAAAGCCAACCTATTACCTTCCATTCGCCAGTTATAGATATGGTCACTGGAGAAGAGTTAATAGGAGATCTTACATTGGAAAAATATGAAGTGAGAGTAGTTAAGAAATCAAGAATATCAGCATAA
- a CDS encoding carbohydrate ABC transporter permease, with amino-acid sequence MQHRKLALLLSIIPGLGQLYNKQWVKGLILLIIGGSFFAVFGDLFNMGFWGLFTLGTEVPRDNSIFLLAEGIIAIIVLCFGLGLYYFNLRDAYKNGELRDDNRELSSLKEQYQNLISQGYPYVVSGPSLFILIFAVIFPILFSFALAFTNYDLYHSPPANLADWVGLKTFAQIFTVDIWRSTFFDVLGWTVIWTLVATTLQVSLGIFLATVVNQKDIKFKKLIRTVLVLPWAVPGFVTILIFAGLFNDSFGAINNDILAAFGIDAILWLTNANWSRLALILMQGWLGFPYIFIVTTGVLQSIPDDLYEAATIDGASIFAKFKHITMPMILIAMAPIIITQFTFNFNNFNIIYLFNGGGPAMPGSTAGGTDILVSWIYKLTMQSSQYSLAAALTILLSVFVIAIALWQFRRTNSFKEGA; translated from the coding sequence ATGCAACATCGAAAGTTAGCCTTATTATTATCGATCATTCCTGGTCTTGGCCAGTTATATAATAAACAATGGGTAAAAGGCCTAATACTCCTTATTATTGGTGGATCGTTTTTTGCTGTATTTGGAGATCTGTTTAATATGGGTTTTTGGGGACTCTTCACACTAGGAACGGAAGTACCACGTGATAATTCAATTTTCCTTCTAGCAGAAGGGATAATAGCTATTATTGTGCTTTGTTTCGGCTTAGGTCTGTATTATTTTAATTTACGAGACGCCTATAAGAATGGGGAATTACGAGATGACAATAGAGAACTAAGCTCTCTGAAGGAGCAATATCAAAACTTAATATCACAAGGTTATCCTTATGTTGTTAGTGGTCCATCGCTATTTATCTTGATTTTTGCGGTGATTTTCCCGATTTTATTTAGTTTTGCGTTAGCCTTTACTAATTATGATTTATATCATTCTCCACCTGCTAATTTGGCAGATTGGGTTGGATTAAAGACCTTTGCACAAATATTTACAGTCGATATTTGGCGTTCTACCTTTTTTGACGTTTTAGGATGGACTGTAATATGGACGCTTGTGGCTACTACACTTCAGGTTTCTCTAGGGATTTTCTTGGCTACAGTCGTAAACCAAAAAGACATTAAATTTAAGAAACTTATCCGGACAGTTCTTGTTTTACCATGGGCTGTACCAGGTTTTGTCACAATCTTGATTTTTGCTGGTCTTTTTAATGATAGTTTTGGAGCAATCAATAATGATATTTTAGCAGCTTTTGGAATAGACGCTATACTGTGGCTGACAAATGCAAATTGGTCAAGATTGGCACTGATTCTCATGCAAGGCTGGCTAGGATTTCCATACATATTCATCGTAACGACAGGTGTTTTGCAATCTATTCCTGATGATCTGTATGAAGCGGCAACCATTGATGGCGCGTCTATTTTTGCGAAATTCAAGCATATAACAATGCCGATGATTTTAATAGCAATGGCTCCAATTATTATTACTCAGTTTACATTTAACTTTAATAATTTTAATATTATTTACCTATTCAATGGCGGTGGTCCTGCAATGCCTGGATCAACAGCTGGGGGTACAGATATATTAGTATCTTGGATTTATAAATTGACGATGCAATCAAGTCAATATTCTCTAGCAGCTGCATTAACTATTTTGTTATCTGTCTTTGTCATTGCGATTGCACTATGGCAATTCAGACGTACAAACTCATTTAAAGAGGGGGCTTAA
- the purL gene encoding phosphoribosylformylglycinamidine synthase subunit PurL: protein MLQTREWSPEQIEEKKVYQEMGLGDGEYDLIKKILKRLPNFTETGIFSVMWSEHCSYKTSKVLLKKFPTKSPNVLQGPGEGAGIIDIGDNQAVVFKVESHNHPSAVEPYQGAATGVGGIIRDIFSMGARPVASMNSLRFGNLKNERTKYLFTEVVNGIAGYGNCVGVPTVGGEVQFDDSYEENPLVNAMCIGLIHHDDIQKGLAKGIGNTILYAGPPTGRDGIHGATFASDDLGDDAFKDRPSVQVGDPFMEKLMIEACLEVIHSDALVGMQDMGAAGLTSSASEMASKAGTGLEMNLDLVPQRELDMTAYEMMLSESQERMLLCVKQGREQEIIEVFEKYALHAVPVGKVIEEKVFRIKHRGEVVADIPVDPLADDAPVYHMPSVEADYFKYFQSMENEIPEIQNHAQMLKKLLQQPTIASKEWVYDHYDSMVQTNTVVAPGSDAAVIRVKGHDKALAITTDCNSRYIYLDPETGGKIAVAEAARNIVCSGAKPLGLTDGLNFGNPKNPEIFWQMEKSVEGMSAACHTLQTPVISGNVSLYNQSKGKSIFPTTVIGMVGLHESLEHITPSFFQNAGDIVYIIGEADPEFGGSELQNVIQGKYEGKAPMINLDIEAKRQKELLEAIQSGLVVSAHDIAEGGFAVALAESVFGDKGLGVKMNVTGDTTVELFSETQSRFIVTIKAGNKEQFENVVEDAKAIGTVTDSGILEVLVNEEEVICENVKELESLWKGAIPCLLKSKA from the coding sequence ATGTTGCAAACGCGTGAATGGAGCCCAGAGCAAATCGAGGAAAAGAAAGTCTATCAAGAGATGGGTTTAGGTGACGGAGAATATGATCTGATTAAAAAAATCTTGAAACGTCTTCCGAATTTTACTGAAACGGGAATTTTCTCTGTTATGTGGTCGGAACATTGTAGTTATAAGACGTCTAAAGTCTTGTTAAAAAAGTTCCCAACTAAATCACCAAATGTTCTTCAAGGTCCCGGGGAAGGCGCAGGGATTATTGACATTGGCGACAATCAAGCAGTTGTTTTTAAAGTGGAAAGTCATAACCACCCTTCTGCAGTAGAACCGTATCAAGGAGCTGCAACAGGTGTTGGTGGAATAATACGCGATATTTTTTCCATGGGGGCACGACCTGTAGCTTCAATGAATTCGCTTCGTTTCGGAAATTTAAAAAACGAACGTACGAAATATCTTTTTACCGAAGTAGTAAATGGGATTGCGGGCTATGGGAACTGTGTCGGTGTTCCAACAGTTGGTGGTGAGGTTCAATTTGATGATAGTTATGAAGAGAACCCACTCGTTAATGCGATGTGTATCGGATTAATTCATCATGATGACATCCAAAAAGGTCTTGCGAAAGGGATAGGAAATACCATTCTTTATGCCGGCCCACCAACAGGGCGTGACGGGATTCACGGAGCAACATTCGCATCCGATGATTTAGGAGATGATGCATTCAAAGACCGTCCATCTGTTCAAGTTGGGGATCCATTCATGGAAAAACTCATGATTGAAGCATGTTTAGAAGTCATCCATTCAGATGCACTAGTTGGAATGCAGGATATGGGTGCAGCGGGATTAACTTCATCCGCATCTGAAATGGCGAGTAAGGCAGGTACAGGATTGGAAATGAACCTCGATCTTGTCCCGCAACGGGAATTAGATATGACCGCATATGAAATGATGCTTTCTGAGTCACAAGAGCGGATGCTGTTATGTGTAAAACAAGGGCGTGAACAAGAAATTATCGAAGTATTTGAAAAATATGCATTACATGCTGTTCCTGTTGGTAAAGTAATTGAAGAAAAAGTATTTCGGATTAAACATCGTGGTGAAGTGGTGGCTGATATCCCAGTTGATCCTCTCGCAGATGATGCACCAGTTTATCATATGCCATCAGTGGAAGCAGATTATTTTAAATATTTTCAAAGTATGGAAAATGAGATTCCAGAAATTCAAAATCATGCACAGATGCTAAAGAAATTATTACAACAACCAACGATTGCAAGTAAAGAATGGGTCTATGATCATTATGATTCCATGGTACAGACCAATACCGTAGTTGCTCCTGGTTCGGATGCGGCGGTTATTCGTGTCAAAGGTCATGACAAGGCACTTGCGATAACAACGGATTGTAATTCACGCTACATTTATTTAGACCCGGAAACAGGTGGGAAAATTGCTGTAGCTGAAGCAGCGAGAAATATTGTCTGCTCCGGTGCAAAACCACTCGGACTAACAGATGGCCTAAACTTTGGTAATCCAAAGAATCCAGAAATTTTCTGGCAAATGGAGAAAAGTGTGGAAGGTATGAGTGCGGCATGTCATACACTTCAAACACCTGTCATTAGTGGAAATGTTTCTCTGTATAATCAATCGAAGGGGAAATCGATTTTTCCAACTACAGTTATTGGAATGGTTGGTTTACATGAATCGTTAGAACATATAACACCAAGCTTTTTCCAAAATGCAGGAGACATCGTTTATATTATTGGAGAAGCAGATCCCGAATTTGGCGGAAGCGAATTGCAAAATGTCATTCAAGGCAAATATGAAGGCAAAGCACCTATGATTAATTTAGATATCGAGGCAAAAAGACAAAAGGAATTGCTAGAAGCGATTCAATCTGGTTTGGTAGTATCTGCCCATGATATAGCTGAAGGTGGCTTTGCAGTGGCATTAGCGGAAAGTGTCTTTGGCGACAAGGGATTAGGAGTAAAAATGAACGTTACTGGTGATACGACCGTTGAATTATTTAGTGAAACACAATCTAGATTCATCGTGACTATAAAAGCGGGGAACAAAGAACAGTTTGAAAACGTCGTGGAAGATGCCAAAGCAATTGGTACGGTTACGGATAGTGGGATACTCGAGGTTCTAGTGAATGAAGAGGAAGTTATTTGCGAGAACGTGAAAGAGCTTGAAAGTCTTTGGAAGGGAGCTATTCCATGCTTGCTGAAATCAAAGGCATAA
- a CDS encoding YfiT family bacillithiol transferase, with translation MDVRYPIGKLQVPEKVTLENIQEWLKEIETYTIRLRETVDSLSDEELSKTYRDGSWTVRQLVHHIADSQLNMYQRLKLTLTDENPTVPAFDEEKWAIQPDTKLPVESSIRMLEGLNERIVSLGYNLTEEQLDRAFTHQKNGKITVATKVAKLAWHEEHHLAHIKIALSK, from the coding sequence ATGGATGTAAGATATCCAATTGGGAAATTACAAGTTCCTGAAAAAGTAACATTAGAAAATATTCAAGAATGGCTAAAGGAAATCGAAACTTACACGATTCGATTAAGAGAAACTGTTGACTCATTAAGTGATGAGGAATTAAGCAAAACATATCGTGATGGTAGCTGGACAGTTCGTCAACTTGTTCATCACATTGCAGATTCTCAGTTGAACATGTATCAACGTTTGAAGCTGACTTTAACAGATGAGAATCCAACAGTACCAGCTTTTGACGAAGAAAAGTGGGCTATTCAACCGGATACAAAGCTTCCTGTAGAAAGTTCTATTAGAATGCTAGAAGGTTTAAATGAGCGCATCGTATCTTTAGGATATAATTTAACTGAAGAGCAATTAGATCGAGCTTTTACTCACCAGAAAAATGGTAAAATAACAGTTGCAACAAAAGTTGCAAAATTAGCTTGGCACGAAGAGCACCACTTAGCCCATATAAAAATCGCATTATCAAAATAA
- a CDS encoding sugar ABC transporter substrate-binding protein, with protein MKSYKRYLGIFTGVALTLALVACGPKESSGDDKGAKDAPKSKELVVWEDIEKSDGIKDAIAKFEEEHDVTVKIVEKPYAKQIEDLRLDGPAGTGPDVLTMAGDQIGTAVTEGLIKDLNIADDVKSIYTDAAMQSQSIDGKIYGLPKAVETTILYYNKDLISEEELPETLEEWYEYSKEVSDGKKFGFLALFDQIYYAQSVMGGYGGYIFGTDESGNFDPTDIGINSDGAKEGAKMIEKFYQDGLFPAGIVGEQGINVLESLFTEGKAAAIISGPWNLEPFTKAGIDFGVTKLPALSNGENMSAFVGVKSYNVSSYSKNAELAQELVAFLSNEENSKTRYEITQEVPAVEALANDPVVTESAAAQAVAEQSIFSELTPNIPEMNEVWTPVDAALQTIATGKAKPEEALDQAAETIKGQIAAKHSGK; from the coding sequence ATGAAAAGTTATAAAAGATATTTAGGTATTTTCACTGGTGTTGCACTGACTTTAGCACTAGTCGCATGTGGTCCAAAGGAGAGTAGCGGGGATGATAAAGGGGCGAAGGATGCACCTAAATCTAAAGAATTAGTCGTTTGGGAAGACATCGAGAAATCTGATGGTATCAAAGATGCCATCGCAAAGTTTGAAGAAGAGCATGATGTAACAGTCAAGATTGTTGAAAAGCCTTATGCGAAGCAAATTGAAGATTTGCGTCTCGATGGACCTGCTGGAACTGGACCTGATGTGCTAACAATGGCAGGAGATCAAATTGGTACAGCGGTAACGGAGGGGCTGATTAAGGATTTAAATATAGCAGATGATGTTAAATCAATTTATACAGATGCAGCAATGCAATCACAATCGATTGATGGAAAAATATATGGTTTACCAAAAGCAGTAGAAACAACTATTCTTTATTATAATAAAGACCTAATTTCAGAGGAAGAATTACCAGAAACTTTGGAAGAGTGGTACGAATACTCTAAAGAAGTATCAGATGGGAAAAAATTCGGTTTTCTCGCTTTATTTGATCAGATTTATTATGCCCAAAGTGTAATGGGTGGCTATGGCGGATATATTTTTGGTACAGATGAAAGTGGGAATTTTGATCCTACTGATATCGGTATTAACAGCGACGGTGCTAAAGAAGGCGCAAAAATGATAGAGAAGTTTTACCAGGATGGTTTATTCCCAGCTGGTATAGTCGGGGAACAAGGCATTAATGTACTAGAATCATTATTTACAGAAGGTAAGGCTGCTGCGATCATCTCCGGTCCGTGGAACTTAGAGCCATTTACAAAAGCTGGTATTGATTTTGGAGTAACGAAGCTACCAGCATTATCTAATGGAGAAAATATGAGTGCATTTGTTGGAGTGAAAAGTTACAATGTTAGCTCTTATTCCAAAAACGCTGAGTTGGCGCAAGAGTTAGTTGCTTTCCTCTCTAATGAAGAAAATTCTAAAACAAGATATGAAATCACACAGGAAGTTCCTGCTGTAGAAGCTTTGGCAAATGATCCTGTCGTTACAGAAAGTGCAGCTGCTCAGGCTGTTGCTGAACAATCTATTTTTTCAGAGTTAACACCTAATATTCCTGAAATGAATGAAGTATGGACACCTGTAGATGCGGCGTTACAAACAATCGCAACAGGAAAAGCAAAGCCTGAAGAAGCATTAGACCAAGCTGCTGAAACGATTAAGGGGCAAATTGCAGCAAAACATAGTGGGAAATAA
- a CDS encoding sugar ABC transporter permease — protein sequence MLTDMKGKKFIRLLGSYAILLFMMVIIIYPLLWTVGASFNPGNSLVSTSIIPKNPTFEHYKELFAGKESLQYGKWYVNSLKISVFTMIGTILSVSFTAYAFSRFRFKGRKNALTIFLLLQMIPQFSALIALFVLAQILGLMNSHWLLIVLYIGGQIPMNTYLMKGYMDSIPMDLDESAKIDGASNTRIFWQIIMPLSRPMIAVVAMNGFTGPLGDFILASTILRSPESYTLPIGLYNLVNQAMGASYTTFAAGAILISIPIAIIFIMLQKNFVSGLTSGGTKG from the coding sequence ATGCTGACAGATATGAAGGGAAAGAAATTCATTCGACTCCTTGGCTCTTATGCGATTTTGCTGTTTATGATGGTCATTATTATTTATCCCTTGCTATGGACGGTTGGGGCAAGCTTTAACCCAGGAAATAGTCTGGTTAGCACATCGATTATTCCGAAAAACCCAACCTTTGAGCATTATAAAGAGTTATTTGCGGGAAAGGAAAGTCTGCAATACGGTAAATGGTATGTAAACTCACTTAAGATTAGTGTATTTACGATGATTGGAACAATATTAAGTGTTTCTTTTACAGCTTATGCTTTTTCACGGTTTCGTTTTAAGGGGAGGAAGAATGCTCTAACGATTTTCTTGCTACTACAAATGATTCCACAGTTTTCCGCCTTAATCGCATTATTTGTACTAGCTCAAATCCTTGGCTTGATGAATAGTCATTGGCTTTTAATAGTGCTATATATCGGCGGGCAAATTCCGATGAATACGTACTTAATGAAAGGCTATATGGATTCGATTCCGATGGATTTAGATGAAAGTGCGAAAATAGATGGGGCAAGTAACACAAGAATATTTTGGCAAATTATTATGCCTTTATCTAGGCCAATGATTGCAGTAGTGGCGATGAATGGATTTACAGGTCCACTAGGAGATTTCATTTTGGCATCTACTATTCTAAGATCACCTGAATCTTATACATTGCCAATTGGATTATACAATCTAGTGAATCAAGCAATGGGGGCTAGCTATACGACATTTGCAGCTGGCGCAATTTTAATAAGTATCCCAATTGCCATTATCTTTATTATGCTGCAAAAGAACTTTGTTTCCGGATTAACATCTGGTGGAACGAAAGGCTAG
- the purF gene encoding amidophosphoribosyltransferase, whose amino-acid sequence MLAEIKGINEECGVFGIWGHDKAAELTYYGLHSMQHRGQEGAGVAVSDGVELKAHKGLGLVDDVFKNKKMDQLQGRIAIGHVRYSTQGGKGLENVQPLLFQQQSGSMAFAHNGNIMNAYELRGQLEGQGSILQTSSDTEVLAHLIKRNGQGVNEKTIGDALNQLGGAYAYLILTENKMYAALDPTGIRPLSIGLLEDAYVIASETCAFDQIGATFLREVLPGELITIDDDGVRSMTFAQRRQRKLCAMEYVYLSRPDSNLNYVNVHASRKQMGKELAKEAKVDADIVIGVPDSSISAAIGFAEEIGLPYEIGIIKNRYVGRTFIQPSQELREQGVKMKLSPVRGIIEGKSVIMIDDSIVRGTTSKRIVQMLKNAGAKEVHVRIASPAIQNPCYYGIDISTRDELIACNHTSNEIAEIIGAESIAYLSEEGLERAILKDRSINQGLCTACMTGKYPVKKDHEKEMPYTSY is encoded by the coding sequence ATGCTTGCTGAAATCAAAGGCATAAATGAAGAGTGTGGTGTATTTGGAATTTGGGGTCATGATAAAGCGGCTGAATTAACGTACTATGGTCTCCATTCCATGCAACATCGCGGGCAAGAAGGTGCGGGTGTTGCAGTAAGTGATGGTGTGGAATTAAAAGCTCATAAAGGTTTAGGCTTAGTAGATGATGTATTTAAAAATAAAAAAATGGACCAATTGCAAGGACGGATTGCCATCGGTCATGTCCGTTACTCAACACAGGGTGGGAAGGGACTTGAAAATGTACAGCCATTATTGTTCCAGCAACAATCAGGCAGTATGGCATTCGCACATAACGGAAACATAATGAATGCCTATGAATTACGAGGGCAGTTAGAAGGACAGGGCAGCATCCTGCAAACTTCTTCTGATACCGAAGTGTTGGCACATCTAATCAAACGAAATGGGCAAGGTGTCAATGAGAAAACAATTGGTGATGCATTGAATCAATTGGGTGGTGCTTATGCTTATTTAATTTTAACAGAAAATAAAATGTATGCCGCCCTTGATCCAACTGGAATTCGTCCATTATCCATTGGTTTGCTTGAGGATGCCTATGTTATTGCATCGGAAACATGCGCATTTGATCAAATCGGTGCAACCTTTTTACGTGAAGTACTGCCTGGTGAATTAATAACCATCGATGATGATGGGGTGCGATCAATGACTTTTGCACAACGAAGGCAACGAAAATTGTGTGCAATGGAATACGTGTACTTATCTAGACCAGATAGTAACCTTAATTATGTGAATGTTCATGCATCCCGCAAACAAATGGGCAAGGAATTAGCCAAAGAAGCTAAAGTCGATGCGGATATTGTCATAGGGGTTCCTGATTCCAGCATTTCTGCAGCAATTGGTTTTGCGGAGGAAATTGGTCTTCCATATGAGATCGGAATCATTAAGAATCGCTATGTTGGCAGAACGTTTATTCAACCATCCCAGGAACTTCGTGAACAAGGTGTGAAGATGAAACTCTCCCCCGTTCGCGGAATTATTGAAGGAAAAAGCGTGATTATGATTGATGATTCCATTGTACGGGGGACAACAAGCAAGCGAATCGTACAAATGTTAAAAAATGCGGGTGCTAAAGAAGTCCATGTTCGAATTGCATCCCCAGCTATCCAGAATCCTTGCTATTACGGAATTGACATTTCAACAAGAGATGAACTCATTGCTTGCAATCATACAAGTAATGAAATAGCTGAAATAATTGGTGCGGAAAGCATTGCCTATTTATCGGAAGAAGGATTAGAAAGAGCTATTCTAAAGGACCGTTCTATTAATCAAGGATTATGTACGGCATGTATGACAGGGAAATATCCTGTAAAAAAGGACCATGAGAAAGAAATGCCTTATACGAGTTACTAG
- a CDS encoding LacI family DNA-binding transcriptional regulator, giving the protein MTKIKDVAEVAGYSISTVSRVLNNDPNLTVPQETREKIYEVAERLNYRKKTVKQLVKNIAFLYWLTDKEELEDVYFKSMRLEIEKLAEAFNVELTTYKISNGMDAIPDNIEGFLAVGTFSDKELAHLRSITSNGVFLDSTPDPYHYDSVRPDLVQITKRAIDYHMERGHQSIGFIGGTYHNPNTDEEDMDLREETFRSYMHEKGLLDDEYVFTHRGFSVDNGYRIMANAIEKLGDQLPTAFFIASDPIAVGCLQALNEKGITIPNRVSVISINNISVAKYVSPPLTTFHIDTQEICSNGLALLLEQVQEKRKYVKTLYLGSELIIRKSANENNILEQKEDKK; this is encoded by the coding sequence ATGACTAAAATAAAGGATGTAGCAGAAGTAGCTGGGTACTCAATTTCTACTGTTTCCCGTGTGTTAAATAATGATCCAAATCTTACTGTTCCACAGGAAACGCGAGAAAAGATTTACGAGGTTGCCGAGAGATTGAATTATCGGAAGAAAACAGTGAAGCAATTGGTTAAAAACATTGCTTTTTTATACTGGTTAACGGATAAAGAGGAATTAGAAGATGTGTATTTTAAGTCAATGAGATTAGAGATAGAGAAGCTTGCAGAAGCGTTTAATGTTGAATTAACAACATACAAAATTTCTAACGGAATGGATGCCATTCCTGATAATATTGAGGGGTTTCTAGCGGTAGGTACATTTTCAGATAAAGAATTGGCTCACTTGAGAAGTATTACTTCTAACGGAGTTTTTCTGGATTCGACACCTGATCCATATCATTATGATTCAGTTAGACCAGATTTGGTGCAAATAACAAAAAGAGCGATTGATTATCATATGGAAAGAGGGCATCAGAGTATTGGTTTTATAGGCGGGACATATCATAATCCCAACACGGATGAAGAAGATATGGATTTGCGTGAAGAGACTTTTCGTAGTTATATGCATGAGAAGGGTTTACTGGATGATGAATATGTTTTTACCCACAGAGGATTCTCGGTAGATAATGGTTATCGCATTATGGCTAATGCCATTGAAAAGCTAGGCGATCAGCTACCTACTGCCTTCTTTATCGCTTCTGATCCAATTGCTGTTGGTTGCCTTCAAGCATTGAATGAAAAAGGGATTACCATTCCAAATAGAGTAAGTGTTATTAGCATTAACAATATTAGTGTAGCTAAATATGTATCGCCACCGCTCACGACTTTTCATATTGATACGCAGGAAATATGCAGTAATGGTCTAGCGTTATTGCTTGAGCAAGTTCAGGAAAAACGCAAGTATGTCAAAACATTGTATCTAGGTTCAGAACTTATCATTAGAAAGAGTGCAAATGAAAACAACATATTAGAACAAAAAGAAGACAAGAAGTAA